Within Sorangiineae bacterium MSr11367, the genomic segment TTCGCGATCATCTTCCTGGTGACGCGCGGCGGGCCGGGGGACTCGACGCAGATTCTCGTCACGTATGCGTTCTCCGCGGCGTTCGAAGGCATTCGCGATTACGCGGTGGCGGCCACGTACGGGATTCTCATCTTGGGGGTGCTCTTGGCCTACGCAACGGTGTACCGGCGCGCGCTCCGCGCCAGCGGCGAGGTATGGTGACATGAGCACGCATCGAAAGCGTGGAGAGCGCTCGCTCGCCGGCTCGGCAGCGCTGCACCTGATTTTGCTCACGGCAAGCGGCGTGGCCGCGTTTCCGGTGCTCTGGGTGCTCGTCATTTCGCTGCGCCCCGGGTTCGCCGGGAGCAGCGAGGTGCATCTGCTCGAGCCGTCGTCGTTCGACAATTACGAGTACGTGATTGCGAAGACGAAGCTTCTCACCTGGTTCGCCAATTCGATTTCCGTGGCCTTCTTCACCACGGTGTTCGGGATCTTCCTGTCGGCCACGGCGGGCTATGCGATTTCGCGGTTTCGCTTTCCGGGGCACCGCTCGCTGATGTGGACGTTCTTGGTCACGCAGATGTTCCCCGTCGCGATCCTCATCGTGCCGCTCTACAACTTGATGAACAAGCTCGGCTGGGTGAACACGCACACGAGCCTGGTGTTCGCCTATTGCACGGTCACCGTGCCGTTCTGCACCTGGATGCTCAAAGGCTATTTCGACGCGATCCCCGCCGAAATCGACGAAGCCGGCCGCGTCGACGGCCTGACGCCCATCGGGACCTTCTGGCGCCTCATCCTCCCCCTCGCCCGCCCCGGCATCGCCGTGACCGCGTTCTACTCCTTCCTCCAAGCCTGGGGCGAGGTCGCGTATGCGACGGCATTCATCACGAGCGACGACAAGAAGACACTCGCCGCGGGGCTGCAGAGTTTCGTGACCCAGTTCAAACAGGAATGGGGCTACCTGGCCGCCGCATCCATCTTGATCACCATCCCCGCGGGCCTCGTCTTCTTCTTCGCACAGAAGCACTTGGTGGCCGGCCTCACCGCCGGCGGCACCAAGGGGTAGCGAGGGCGGCGTTTCTGCCGTGTGCTATGCTCGTCGCATGGCCATGGGTGCAGCCGAGCAAAAGTACGTCAGCTACGAGGAGTATCTCGAGCTCGAGCGGGACAGCTTGGTCAAGCACGAGTGGCTCGACGGAATCGTCTACGCGATGGGCGGCGGCAGTACCGAGCACTCGCGCCTGGCACTCAACATGACAGCTGCACTCAAGAGTGCACTCGCAGGAGAGTGTGTCGTCTTCAGCTCGGACGCAGCACTCTACGTTCGAGAAACGAAGTTCTCGACCTATCCCAATGGCAGCGTCGTTTGCGGTCCCCGTGACCTGCACCGCGGCGAGAAAGGAATCGGTGAAGCCCTCCTCAATCCTGTGTTGATTGTCGAAGTGCTCTCCGATTCGACCGAGAAATATGATCGCGGAGAGAAGTTTTCACACTACCTACGAATCCCAACGCTGCAGGAATACGTGCTCGTATCGCAACACGAACCGTGCATCGAGGTGTATCGCCGACCGAAGCGTGGCCATTGGGCCCACGAGACAGCGCGCGCGGGTGAGACGCTGCAACTGCACGGACGCACGATCGCCGTCGACGACATCTACCGTGAGTAGCGCGGGTTCACCGCGTTAGGGCGGCGACGCGGTCGATGGTGCGGCCGGATTCATCCATGAATTCGATGAGGGGCGTGCCTTCGGGGGTGACGCGGAGGACGAGGCGGTCGCGGCCCTCGGGGTCCTTCAGGAAGAAGGCGACGGAGCGGTCTTGGTCGCGGGCGATGGCGAAGCGGCGCGTTCCATCGGGTTCGACGATGTTGAGGCGTTCGACGTCGACCTCGGAGAATCTGTGCTTCTGGTCCTTGAAGGCGATTCCTGCTCCGACGATTCCCGCCAAGGTGACGGTGAGCGCCGCGGAATAGATGATGAGGAAGCGGTGGGGGGTAAGCCAGGCCTTCATGACCAGTGTTCGCCGAAGGGCGCCCGTTTATTTCAACGCTGCACCTGAGGGAAGGCGCGATTCTCAGCAGAATTGTTCATGTTGTCCGATGAACACTTCAGCTAAAACGCTGAGCATGCTCCTCCCCTTCTCGAATTTC encodes:
- a CDS encoding carbohydrate ABC transporter permease, which produces MSTHRKRGERSLAGSAALHLILLTASGVAAFPVLWVLVISLRPGFAGSSEVHLLEPSSFDNYEYVIAKTKLLTWFANSISVAFFTTVFGIFLSATAGYAISRFRFPGHRSLMWTFLVTQMFPVAILIVPLYNLMNKLGWVNTHTSLVFAYCTVTVPFCTWMLKGYFDAIPAEIDEAGRVDGLTPIGTFWRLILPLARPGIAVTAFYSFLQAWGEVAYATAFITSDDKKTLAAGLQSFVTQFKQEWGYLAAASILITIPAGLVFFFAQKHLVAGLTAGGTKG
- a CDS encoding Uma2 family endonuclease, with protein sequence MAMGAAEQKYVSYEEYLELERDSLVKHEWLDGIVYAMGGGSTEHSRLALNMTAALKSALAGECVVFSSDAALYVRETKFSTYPNGSVVCGPRDLHRGEKGIGEALLNPVLIVEVLSDSTEKYDRGEKFSHYLRIPTLQEYVLVSQHEPCIEVYRRPKRGHWAHETARAGETLQLHGRTIAVDDIYRE